The Haemorhous mexicanus isolate bHaeMex1 chromosome 35, bHaeMex1.pri, whole genome shotgun sequence genome contains the following window.
ggggttggggacaccccggtgtccctgtccctgcgCCCCCGGAGCCGCAAGGTGACAACGGCCACGCTGCGGCTGCGGCTGCGCGGGCTCGTCCTGATGGAGGGACACCCCACGTACggcactggggacacggggacagcggggggacagcggggggacatTAGGGATTGGGGGGACGTTGGgatattggggacattggggacaccgggggattggggacagcagggacattgaggggacacagggacagcggggggacattggggacattggggacagcggggggacattagggactggggggacattgggatgttggggacattggggacaccggggggacatggggacatcaggggactggggacacagggacagcggggggacatgggacattggggacaccggggggacattagggactggggggacattggggacattggggacactgggggaacATTAGGgattggggggacattggggatgttggggacattggggacactggggggacacggggacattgggggattggggacacagggacagcgaCATTAGGgattggggggacattggggatactggggacattgggggacagcgggggggggacactggggggacattaGGGATTGGGGGGAcgttggggacagcggggggacacggggacattgggggattggggacacagggacagcggggggacattgtggacagtggggacaccgggggacatTAGGgattggggggacattggggatattggggacattggggacagcgggggggacattggggacactggggggacattaGGGATTGgggggacgttggggacaccggggggacacggggacattggggggactgggggacagcagggacattgaggggacagtggggacattcgggatattggggacattggggacattgaagggacattggggacattggagaCATGGAGAAGGaacggggacactggggacattgaaGGGACAGGGAGACATGAAAGGGGTCAttgggggacagaggggacatcgggggacaTTAAAGGGACAATAAAGGGACATTGTGGGACATCGAAgggacgttggggacattgagggggaCACAATAactttggggacattgaggggctttggggacatttggTGTCCGTGGTGGGGCCGGGGGCtcttggggacaccggggggggacACATTGCAGCTGGGGGGGGCCTCGGGGacccccttggggacattgtCCTCCCCCCCAGGGACGAGGACATGCAGAGTgtcaccagcctgagcccccccgGGGACGTGGCCGACCTGGGGGACTTCGAGAGTGACCCCGAGGACGAGGGGGGGGGCGCACAGGGCGGGGGGGCGCCCCCCCCGCACCCCGAGGTGGgtccccgaggtgtccccaatgtccccaaccccccccccggtgtccccccaatgccggggggtccctggggggggtccctgacCGTCCTCTCCCCCCCAGCGCCCCCCTCCCCAGCGGGGCCCCCCCCAATTTGGGGACACGGAGGGACCCCCCCAGAGCCGGGGGGGGgacccagagaccccccccgAAATCAGCGCGGTgagtgggggggggggcagggacccctgaattgggggggtgggggtcccaTGGGGGTGGGGGGCGTGTTTGGGGGtgttcccccctccccccatttTGGGTCTGGGGGGCGTCtctggggggggtctctgggttCTGGGGGGGGTCTGTCTGTGctggggggtctctggggggggTCTCTTTGTGCTGGGGGTGgtctctctgtgctggggggggtctctctgtgctggggggtctctggggaggggtctctctgtgctggggtggtctctctgtgctggggggggtctctctgtgctgaccccccccccgtgcccccccaggacccccccggGGGTCGCGGGGCGCTCCTGGCCTGGTGCCGGGGGGTCACGGCCGGGTACCCGGGGGTCGCCGTCACCGATTTCGGGGGGTCCTGGAGCAGCGGGTTGGGGTTCTGCGCCCTCCTGCACCGGCTGAGACCCCGAGAGATGTGagggggggggcgcgggggggggaggggaggggggaggggcacCCTGGGGGGGGGCAGGAGGGTaggggagggggtttggagggggacatgggggggtttggggggtcctggggggtttgtgggggacatgaggggattggggggcggtcctggggggtttgggggggtcacaggtggatcttggggggctttggggggatcctgggggttttgggggggggtcctggggggtttgggggggatatgaggggattgggagggggtcctgggggtttgaggtggtcctggaggggtcctggggggctttgggggggacgtgaggggtttgggggggtcacaggtggatcctggggggtttgggggggtcctgggggtttgtggggggtcctggagggttTGTGGGGGACatgaggggattgggggggggtcctggaggggttcgggggggtcacaggggacagaggggacacctgAGAGGAGCCTGGGGGGGGTGGCTGAGGAGCAATTCGGGGGGGCACCCATGGATGGGGGGGGTCAGGGCCCCCCGGGGATgttgggggggggtttgggtcACTTGGGGACCCCCGCAGTGACcaagcccccccccccccccaatgtccccctcCCCCCTGCAGTGATTTCGAGGCTCTGGACCCCCGGGACCACCGGGGCAACAACAAACGGGTGCgtggggggggctggggggcccgggggggctCCAGGCTTGGGAGTCCCCCCCCACCTTgacccccccacccctccccccacccaGGCCTTCGACGCCTTCGCGGCCCTGGGGGTCCCGCGGCTCCTGGACCCCTCGGACATGGAGACCCCCGACAGCCTGGGGGTCATGACCTTCCTCAGCCAGGTCCGAGCGctcctggggaccccccccggggacccccccgcGACCCCCGAGCGGCTTCACCGAGGGGGGGCCCCAAGAGACCCCCCCGGAGACCCCCCAGGACTTTCGGGATGACGTCACTGAGGGGGGGCCCCAAGAgacccccccggaccccccctGGAGCGGCAGCATGGAGGAGGGGAGACCCCCGGAATCACCGAGTGACGTCACCGAGGGGGGGGCCCCAAACGacccccccggggaccccccaggaccTTTTAGATGACGTCACCGAGGGGGGACCCCAAACGacccccccggggaccccccccgCGCCCCCAGAGCGCCTCCATTGcggaggagccccaggagcccccccgggacccccagacccccccagagaccccagccgggacccccccagagccccaaCTCAGCATCACCGAGGGAGGGTCCCAAgagaccccccccagaccccccccagatGGACACTGAGCAGGGGGAGCCCCCCGCAGACCCCCCCCAGCTCGACCCCATCGAGGGGGGGgcgcccccagacccccccgtGGAGGGGGggcccccccaggacccccccagtgACACAGCCGAGGGGGGACCCCCGCCCagccccccccgggacccccagctcGGCCCCATTAAAGGggagcccccccaggaccccccccccagcatttggggagggggcggctcTGCCGGAGCGccccccccgctccccccgacccgtgggggtggggaggggtctccccACGCCCCCCCCCCCGCTCCAGGAGCTTCCCCCGCCTGCGGGACCCTCCCCCGAAGGTGAGACCCCTCCCCCctccagagacccccccccggACCCCCAAGGTgcccccccgaccccccccgaccccccctgaccccccctctgtccccagggtgacGTCGGgaccccccccgcccctcccccctccgGTGAGCGCGGGGGGGGCGCGGCCGTGGGACCCCCCGGGGGGGAGTCGGGGTCAcccccgtgtgtcccccccgtgtcccctccccccccagagacccccagggagcccctggAGCCCCCCGAGGAGGAGAGCGGGGTAAGGGGACCcgggggggggacacagggggggacacattggggacaccactggggacacagggaggggaccttggggacaatgggggacaatggggagggggacattggagggaaggcagggacagccaggggtgacagcggtgtccccgcggtgacagggacagtgggtgGCGGCcgagctgctggccctggagcaggagcaggggtggcacaggggtgacagcggtgtccccgcggtgacagggacagtgggtggcacaggggtgacagcagtgtccccgcggtgacagggacagtgggtgGCACACGGGTGACAGCGGTGTCCCcgcagtgacagggacagtgggtgGCACACGGGTGACAGCGGTGTCCCCGcggtgacagggacagtgggtgGCGGCcgagctgctggccctggagcaggagcagggtggcacaggggtgacagCGGTGTCCCcgcagtgacagggacagtgggtggcacaggggtgacagcggtgtccccgcggtgacagggacagtgggtgGCGGCcgagctgctggccctggagcaggagcaggggtggcacaggggtgacagcggtgtccccgcggtgacagggacagtgggtgGCGGCcgagctgctggccctggagcaggagcaggggtggcacaggggtgacagcggtgtccccgcggtgacagggacagtgggtgGCGGCcgagctgctggccctggagcaggagcagggtggcacaggggtgacagcggtgtccccgcggtgacagggacagtgggtgGCGGCcgagctgctggccctggagcaggagcaggcccGGCTGGACGCTCAGGCCCCGGCGCTGGAGCGGGAACTGCGGGAGCTGATGGACAGCggtgaggggacagcggggacattggggggacactggggacagcggggacattggggacactggggggacagcAAGGACAGGGGGACGTTGGGGACAGCGGGACGGGGGGGtatggggacagagagggggcattggggacactgggcatTGAGAGCAAGGGAaaagagggacagcaggggacatcatggggacacggggcccacagtgtcccccatgtccctgtgtcccctgatgtccccaatgtcccatTGTCCCCGTGCTCACCCAGTGTCCCCCATATCCCCCaatgtcctcaatgtccccccgatgttccctctgtccccaatgtccccaacatccTCCatgtccccaatatccccaatgtcctctgtccccaatgtccccaatgtccccaatatccccaatGTCCTCTCTGTCCCTaatgtcccaaatgtccccaatatccccaatGTCCTCTCTGTCCctaatgtccccaatgtccccaatatccccaatgtcctctctgtccccaatgtccccaacatccTCCatgtccccaatatccccaatgtccccaatatccccaatGTCCTTTCTGTCCCCAATGTCTCCAATATCCCCattgtccctgatgtccccaacatccccgctgtccccaacgtccccgctgtccccatgtccccaatccccccgctgtccccaatccccccgctgtccccaacgtccccactgtccctgtgtccccaatgtccccaatccccccgatgtccccaatccccccgctgtccccaacgtccccgctgtccccgtgtccccaggcgCGGACCCCTCCCGCGAGGAGCGGCTGCTCCGGGCCTGGTTCTCGCTGGTGCAGCAGCGGAATTTGCTGGTGCGGCGACAGgaccagctgcagctgctgtgagggGACAGCGGCGACACCGCGGTGACACCGCGGCGACATCGCCACcctccccccgtgtcccctccctgtgccccccccccGCTCCGGTGTCCGCGAGGGGACCCTGGGGACGCTGCGggggagctctgccagccccggTGACACCTCCTTGTCCCCTTTTGTCCCCTCGTGTCACCCCCAGGGCGCAGGAGCGGGACCTGGAGCGACGCTTTGAGCTGCTGAGCCGGGAGCTgcgggggctgctggggacagagggtgcgacactggggacagggggggacaccggggacaggggggacatcggcgggacaccggggacagggggggacaccggggacatcggggacaggGGGGAGATGGGGACATCGgcgggacactggggacagggggacactggggatggggGGAGGACATGGTGAGGACATcgggtgggacagggggacattgggaacacttggggacatttgggggacatttggggacccccccagagTGGCAGAAGCCGCCGGCACAGCGCGAGCGCGAGCAGCTCTTACTGGAggaactggtggcactggtgaaCCGGCGGGACCGGCTCGTGCGGGACCGGCACCGCCGCGAGAGCAggtggggacaccggggggacaccggggggacaccggggagacagcggggggacaggggggggggcccggggggtctgggggggtcctgagggcTCCCGGGGGGCtcaggagggacagcagggctggcacgggGAGGtccaggaggggtttggggtggttcgGGGGTCTTGGGGtggatggggaggggtcctgagggggggtcccggggggttttttgggggtcccccccTGCCCGACGCCCCCCGACCCCCGCAGGGCgctggaggaggatgaggagctgcGGCGGAGCCTCGAGCCCCGGCACCGCCGCTTCGGCCGCAGGGAAACGTGCGGGATCTGCTgagggaccccccgggaccccccccgggacccccaaaatccccccccgggaccccccagatCCGGGTGGATGCAGCAATAAAGGAGAATTTCTGTGTGAAATCCGATTTAgggaaactgggagggactggggaggaCTGGGAGGGTCCTGGGTCCCCCCGGGGgttatttggggaggggggtttGAGCTCTGACCCCACCATGTGACACTCGCCGTGCTCAGGGGGGGCTTTATTTGGGTCTGTGGGATCCGGGGGGGctcagaccccccccccaaatccttaTGGGGGGAGAGGTGGAACCCCTCAAATCCTCGggtggtgggggaggggctcagaccccccccaaatcctcatccGGGGGTCTCTCCCCCCCCTCGTCCCAGGGTCCGTCCAGGGGCAGTTCAcaccctggggaggggggggaaatAGAGGAGCTGTTGCCATGGTaacgggacccccccccaactCTCAATCCCggacccccaaagcccccccgaACCCTGAGTCCACCCAAAGCCCCCcccccagttttggggtccccccaaatccccgagccccccccccccgccagttttggggtcccccccaaactccccgaCCTCCCCAGACCCCCAATTTCAGGatccctccccaaattcctgaataatccccccaaaccctttGACCCCCAAGTTTCGGGgtctccccccaaaccccccaccccaattttggggtcccccgcCCCTCACGGTGCGGCCGCAGCTGCAGAACCCGCAGGAAATATTTGGGGGGGATCCGGCCCTGGGCGTCCCCCGGTGTCAGGATCACCCCGTTGGCCGAGCGGAAAAAGGGGATCCCGTCTGGGGGAGGGGTCGGGGGGGGTCACACGGACATCGGGGGGACCCCCCAAACATTGGGGACCCCCTCCAAAAATCgggaacccccccaaaaatcggGACATCCCCCCCTCACCCGCCAGCGCCCGGGGGCCGTCGATGATGATGGCGATCTCCGAGTCCGACCTCATCcctgtggggagggggattttggggggtcctggggggttttggggggtcctggggggctttgggagggtctggggagctgcaggaaggaggtttgggggtgtcGAGAAGGATTTGAAGCATTTGAGGGATCCTAgaaagggatttgggggctcgagaggatttggggaagatTCGGGTGTGCCAAAGGGGTTTGGGagctttggggaggggtccttGGGGGGGGTTTAGGGGGTCCCTGCTGAGTTTGGGGACTTTTTGGGGGTGCCCCGGGGTTtgtttttggggaggggtctcacaTCACGGTGCACCCCGCCAGGTGAgcctgggggctctgtggggtttggggatcttgggggtttttggggtgtcccgggggggttttgggggggttttttggggggggggggtcactcACCGCTGCGCACTCCGGGGTCCCCCGGCAGCCCCCCCGCCAGGTGCAGGTGTTGCCGCCCCATGGGGCGCAGCCCCCCCGCCCGGATCGGGCCCCACAGGCGGCGCCGGGTGCCGTGGGCGAGGGTGGGGGGCAGCGCCCCGGGGGTGAGCAGGGGGGTCAGCTCCAGCTCCGGCACCTGCGACCCCCGGACACgccccctggagcagctgagacccccaaaaatccaaccccggatccccaaaatccaaccccggatccccaaaatccctcccggattcccaaaatccaaccccggattcccaaaatccctcccggATTCCCAAAATCCAAGCCGGGACACTCAAAGTCCCTCCCGgattcccaaaatccaaccccggattcccaaaatccaaccccggatccccaaaatccctcccggatccccaaaatccaagCGGGACACCCAAAGTCCCGCACAAAATTccacaaatcccacccaaaactCCTCTCCGGATCCCCCAACCCTCTcggagacccccccccaaatcccccgtaaaccccaaatccttttccagaccccaaaatcccccataaattcccccaaaactcctctccagcccccccaaatcccccataaACCCACCCAACTCCTCTTCaggcccccccaaacccctcggggaccccccaaatccccctgggacctccccaaatcctccataaacccccccaaacctctcggggaccccccccagacccctcggggacccccaaatcccccataaACCCACCCAAATCCTTTTCCAGACCCCCCAATCCCCCATAACCCCCcataaacccccccaaatcccctctccagcccccccagacccctcggggacccccaaatcccccataaACCCACGCAAATCCTTTTCCAGacccccccaatccccaaaaatcccccataaaccccccccaaacctctcggggaccccccccagacccctcggggacccccaaatcccccataaACCCACCCAAATCCTTTTCCAGACACCCCCAATCCCCCATAACCCCCcataaacccccccaaatcccctctccatcccccccagacccctcgaggaccccccccaaacccctcggGGACCCCCCCTCACCGGCAGGGAGTGCCCCTGGTTGGCCCTGACCCTCAGGGGGTCCGGCCGGAGGGCGAAGCGACCCTTGGGGTCAGCGGCCACCACCCTGCGCACGTCGCCCTCCGAGACCCCCGCGAAGCGCCGCAGCCGCAGCAGAGCCCCCACCTCAACAAAACCGTCTGAGCCCAAAacccccccgagacccccgtCAGGGCCTtcggggggggtcccgggggtgtttgggggggtctcaAGGGGTGTTTGGGGGcatttggggtgtcccagggggtGTTCTGGGGGTCCCAAAAGTATTTGGGGGAGTCTGGGGGGGTCCCAAAGGGTAtttgggtgtttggggggtccctgggggcaTTTGGGGTATCccagggggtgtttgggggtcccagaggaCATTTAGGGGATCCcagagaggatttgggggaacCTGGAGGGGATTAAAGGGTTTAAGGGGGCACTTTGGGGTGGGCTTtggggggtgattttggggtgggttttgggggggattttcgGGGATTTTAGGGTGGGTtatgggggattttggggtggattttcagggattttggggtgggtttttgggggattttggggtgggtttttaggggattttggggtggattttcatggattttggggtgggtttttgagggattttagggtgggtttttgggggattttggggtggattttcagggattttggggtggggatttAGGAGATTATAGGGTGGGTTTTTAGGGGACTTCAGGGTGggtttttgagggattttggggtgggtttctgggggattttggggtgggtttttgagggattttggggtggattttcagggattttggggtgggtttttgagggattttggggtggattttcagggattttggggtgggtttttgagggattttagggtggggtttggggtctcaccCACCCGGGCCCATGGGCAGCCCCTCGGCCTCAGCCCCATGGCGCAGGACATAGCTCAGGGCCTTGGACAGCCGCACCccggggtcctgggggggccCAAGGGTGACCCCAACCCCCCATTCGAGACCCCAACCCCCCCTTGGGACCCCAACCCACCCCTGGGcaccacccacagcccccccaaCCTCACGGCCGACCCCCAATCTTtaccccctccccaaattgaACTTCAAACGCCCCCCCCTTCAGtatccccccctccccaatacctggaccccccccccccccaaagccccccggGCATTTCTGGGTCCCCCACGTGTCTCCCCCGACTTTGatgccccctccccaccaccGGAGTGTCCCCATTTGggtcccccctccctcccctgtccttgtcccctcccctcccggaGTTTGtatgtccccccccccccaaattttggggttcttgccccctccccttcccatgTCCCCCCCTCCTTGGGGTGTTCCCCCCCCCCTCCTTGGAGTGTCCTTGTCACCtctcccccgtgtccccccccaccaccccccatgtccccaccccCCTTGGAGTGTCTCCCACCCAATCCTGGGGTCCCCCccctcaattttggggtccccccgccccctccccgacCTCCTCcttccgccgccgccgccgctgggCGGCGCTCGCGCCCTCCCCGCCGGCCATGCGGGGCCACGTGACCGCCCGGCCCGCCGCGCCACGTGATCCCGGCCGCGCGCCGCCTGGCCCCGCCCCCCACCGCGCCACGTGCCCGACGGGTCACGTGTCCCCCTCACGGATTCCCGCCGCCACCTCGAGCCGTCATTGCGGGTCTGGGGGTTTTTATTACCGATCCCcctccccacaaaaaaaaacccaaaggggATTTTTACCCCCCCGTCCCTTCCTCCaggaccccctccccacccctcagTCGAGTTTTCGAGCCCCCAGTTTTGGGGGGCCCCGGGGACCCGCCCGGCGCTTGGCCTCGAGCTCGCGGCGCCGCTGCTGCTCCCGCTGCCGCCGGCCCGGGGGGGGCCCTGAGGGGACACGGAGGTCACCGGGGGGGTGACAGGGAAAATGGGGGTCAGGGGGATCAGGGGGACGAGTAGGGGGGTCAGGGGGATCagggggagggacagggagagggcggctgggggggtctctgggaatgggggttcaggaggatGGAGGGGTccaggggtcactgggggggtctggggtcccaAGGACAccggggaggggtcctgggaggCAGGGGAGTCCCTCGGGGGCATcgaggggtcctggggagggatcccaagggggttttgggggtgggggagcacccggggggggtttggggagatCTCTGGGGGGGTTGAGGGAgtctgggggtgtcctgggggtcccgggaggggtctgggggttctGGAGGTCCTGGGGGAggtctgggggtcctgggggagggTCTCGGGTAGTCTGGGGGAGGTCTGGGGGGTCCCAGAGTtgtcctgggggtcctgggtgtgtgtgggtgtgtctGGGGTGGGTCAGGGGGTGTCtggggtgggtctgggggtgtcctgggggggggggtctcaccgtGCTGGCTGGGCAGCGCCTCCCAGGCGTCCTCAGTGCCCCACtcgccccccaccccccaccccccctcgCCCTCATCACCCCCCCCGGCTGGGGGAGGGGCGCTGGGGGGGGGTTCTGTGGGGGTGTGGGGCTGCGCGGGGGTCCCCAATTCCTCCGGGCTGCTGGCGGGGGGGCTCCGGGGAAGCTCCATGTCCTcggggacacacacacacacagaggtgaggggatggggaggggtcaCACTGTGCCCCCACCCCCCCTTCCCAAGTGTGACGACCCCCCCCAAACTCACCTCCAGACTCCCCCAGTCATCATCCCACCCATCGGCATCTTCCAGGGGGGGCTCCTCGGGGGGGGGCTCCTcgctggggggctctgggggggcaAAGTGAGGGCTCAGAAGGGGTCCCCAAGCGCGGGGGGGGGCGGGGTCAGGAATTGTGGGGAAGGGTCACTCACCTTTTGGGGGGGCCGTGGGGCTCTCGGCTGGGGTCTGCGGGGGTCCCTGTGTGGGGGGGGGCTGTGCGGGGGCCGCCCCCCCCTCGCCCCCCATCAGCCTTGCGgtcagggaggtgacaccggtgacagcccaggacacggccgcccccagcccccccgcgcccccccccgGCACGGCGGCCGAGCTGGGGGTGtctgtgggagggaggggagggggtcACGGGGGGTGGGGTGAGGGGGCGACACCCCTAAaccacccccatgtccccccaccccctttcccccccatcccaattccctccctttcccccagaacttcatttccccccaccccccatttTTGgcccccctccccaatttttGGCCCCCCTCCCCAGTTTTTGGCCCCCCTCCCCACAGTCTTTGCCCCCCCCGCAGTTTCTCACCCCCCTCCTGGACCCCCCCGGCCTCGGCCGCcgcctccagctgctccaggaagcTTCGAATGGCCCGGAACGCctgggggggggcagggggaccCCAACAGTgagagacccccgggacccccccccccccttgaTAGCACCCTGACCCCCCCACCCAGGAACCCCCCAATTGctctgagaccccccccagcaccctgaccaCCCCCCCAGTTACTCCAGGACCTCCCCACAATTGCTCTGGGACCCTCCCCAGCACTCAaacccccctccccaattcctctgtgtccctcccaccccccccaaacccccctccccatcacccagacccctccccaaattcctccagccccctccccaccctcacctgCTGCCGAACCCCAGGGTGGGGGTCCACGGTGAGGGCGCACAGGGGGGGCAGCACCCGGGCCGCCACCTCGGGGGGGGAGTAGCAGCCGTGGGTGGCGGCGAAGGCGGCGACGGCCGCGGCCCGGGCCGGGGGGAAGGGGTCCCGGGTGGCCCTGGCCAGGGCGGGGGCCAAAACCCGCCGGCGGgtctggggggacagggggacagtcaggggggacagggagtggggacagggggacagggaggggggacAGTGAAGGGGAACAGGTGACAGTGAGGGGGGTCAGTGaggggggacaggtgacagtgaggggggacaggtgacagtgaGGGCGGGACagtgaggggggacagggagtggggacagggggacagtgaggggggacaggtgacagtgagggggggacagggagtggggacaggggaacAGGTGACAGGGGGGACggggagtggggacaggggaacAGGTGACAGTGGGGGGGGACAGTCAAGGGGGGACagggagtggggacagggggacagtgaggggggacaggtgacagtgaGGGGGGTCagtgaggggggacagggggacagtcaggggggacaggtga
Protein-coding sequences here:
- the EHBP1L1 gene encoding EH domain-binding protein 1-like protein 1; this encodes MGSVWKRLQRAGKRAAKVRFEATLEELLLEGGGSWTPDRLTVVWSRRQRRVCSKPRRWQPGIQDPRRGMVVWVVPETLEVVVTLYRDPQATAFDDKTWNFLVVNESRGRRSVVAAAPLELGRLAGVGDTPVSLSLRPRSRKVTTATLRLRLRGLVLMEGHPTDEDMQSVTSLSPPGDVADLGDFESDPEDEGGGAQGGGRPPRTPSADPPGGRGALLAWCRGVTAGYPGVAVTDFGGSWSSGLGFCALLHRLRPREMWQPGIQDPRRGMVVWVVPETLEVVVTLYRDPQATAFDDKTWNFLVVNVSPSPDPRCPQLSPAVPSCPPAVSRGVAGAGARWWPQPRWSWGAWRGVGDTPVSLSLRPRSRKVTTATLRLRLRGLVLMEGHPTDEDMQSVTSLSPPGDVADLGDFESDPEDEGGGAQGGGAPPPHPERPPPQRGPPQFGDTEGPPQSRGGDPETPPEISADPPGGRGALLAWCRGVTAGYPGVAVTDFGGSWSSGLGFCALLHRLRPREIDFEALDPRDHRGNNKRAFDAFAALGVPRLLDPSDMETPDSLGVMTFLSQVRALLGTPPGDPPATPERLHRGGAPRDPPGDPPGLSGWSFPRLRDPPPKGDVGTPPAPPPSGERGGGAAVGPPGGESGSPPCVPPVSPPPPETPREPLEPPEEESGGQWVAAELLALEQEQARLDAQAPALERELRELMDSGADPSREERLLRAWFSLVQQRNLLVRRQDQLQLLAQERDLERRFELLSRELRGLLGTEEWQKPPAQREREQLLLEELVALVNRRDRLVRDRHRRESRALEEDEELRRSLEPRHRRFGRRETCGIC
- the TRPT1 gene encoding tRNA 2'-phosphotransferase 1: MAGGEGASAAQRRRRRKEEDPGVRLSKALSYVLRHGAEAEGLPMGPDGFVEVGALLRLRRFAGVSEGDVRRVVAADPKGRFALRPDPLRVRANQGHSLPVPELELTPLLTPGALPPTLAHGTRRRLWGPIRAGGLRPMGRQHLHLAGGLPGDPGVRSGMRSDSEIAIIIDGPRALADGIPFFRSANGVILTPGDAQGRIPPKYFLRVLQLRPHRCELPLDGPWDEGGERPPDEDLGGV